The segment AAAAAGGGGAAATTTTAACCCCACAAAATATCCGCTCCATTCGTCCAGCTCAAGGCTTGCACCCTAAATATTATGATGAAGTAATAGGCAAAAGAGCGCTAAAAGATCTTAAATTTGCCAAGCCTTTAGAATTTAGCGATTTTGAGTAAAACTATGCAAAAAGTATATATAATAGCTGAAGCAGGAGTAAATCACAATGGCAGTTTAGATAGCGCTAAAGCCTTGATAGATGAGGCTTACAGGGCTGGAGCAAATGCGGTGAAATTTCAAACTTTTAAGGCTGAGAATTTAGCTAGCAAAACGGCTTTAAAAGCTAGTTATCAAAAGCAAACTACAAATGCCAACCAAAGCCAATATGATATGCTAAAAGCCCTTGAGCTAAGCTATGATGACCATGTTGAGCTAATCTCACACGCTAAAAGCCTTGGGATTGACTTTTTATCTACGCCTTTTGATATAGACTCAGCTAATATGCTCTATGAGCTTGGGATTAAGAGTTTTAAAATTCCAAGTGGGGAGATTACAAATTTACCCCTACTTCGCACCATAGCTAAATTTCAAAAACCGATAATTCTCTCAACTGGTATGGCGACAATGAGTGAAATAAGCGATGCTTTAAGCATTCTTACGCAATATACAAAGCTAGAAAATATCACGATTTTACACGCTAATACGCAGTATCCAACCCCATTTTGTGATGTGAATTTAAAAGCGATGAATAGCATTGGAGCGCAATTTGGGGTTAAATTTGGCTATAGCGATCACACTTTGGGGATTTATGTGCCTATTGGGGCTGTTGCCCTTGGCGCTAGCGTGATAGAGAAGCACTTCACGCTTGATAAAACTCAAAATGGCCCAGATCACAAAGCTAGTTTAGAGCCAAATGAGCTAAAAATGATGGTAGATGGGATTAGGGCTATAGAGGCCTCTTTAGGCGATGGTATCAAGCGTCCAAGCCCAAGCGAGATTGAAAATATCAATATCGTTAGAAAATCCATAGTAGCAAAGCGTGATATTATTAAGGGGGAAATTTTAAATGAGCAAAATATCATCACCAAAAGAAGCCTTCTAATTGGCATAAGTCCGATGAAATGGGATAAAGTCATAGGGCAAATAGCTAAAAAAGATTATAAAAAAGATGAGATAATATGAGAAAAATTTGTGTAATTACAGGCTCTAGGGCTGAGTATGGGCTATTATATTGGCTTATTAGTGAGCTTAGCATTAGTGATAGTCTAAGACTTCAGCTAGTAGTTACAGGTAGCCATCTAAGAAGCGAATATGGCAATACATATTTAGAAATTCAAAATGAGTTTAATATCGATAAAAAAGTAGATATATTAAATTTCTCAAACGACGCTCTTGGCGTGTGTAAATCAATGGGTGAAGCCATTAGTAAAATTGGAAAAGCCTTAAGTGAGCTTAGCCCTGATATAGTGGTTGTTTTGGGTGATAGATATGAGATATTTTGCGCTGCGGCGGCTGCTTTGGTGCTTGGAATTCCTATAGCTCATATTCATGGTGGTGAGCTAAGTGCTGGAGCGATAGATGAGGCATTTAGACATAGCATTACTAAGATGGCAAATATCCATTTTACCGCAGCCAAAGAGTATGCTAAAAGGGTGGCTCAGCTAGGAGAGGATCCTAAATTTATATTTAATGTCGGTGGAATGGGAATTGAAAATATCAAAAGATTAAAGCTTTTAAGCAAAAGAAAATTTCAAGACTCAATCAAATTTAAATTAAATAAGAAAAATATCTTAGTTACATACCATCCACTCACTACAAAAAAGGATAGTCAAGATGACTTTAAAGAGATTTTAAAAGCCCTAAGTGAGCTAAAAGATACAAATATCATCTTTACCAAAGCCAATAGCGATGCTGGTGGAATGGCTATAAATAAAATGATAGATGAGTATGTCAAATCCCACCCAAACTCCATCGCCTTTGCCTCTTTGGGTAGCTTAAGGTATTTAAGCGCTTTAAAATATGTAGATATAATCTTAGGCAATAGCTCAAGCGGCCTTTTAGAAGCCCCAAGCTTAGGGGTTGCTACTATAAATGTAGGCTCTAGGCAAGATGGTAGATTAAAGGCTTTAAGCGTCATAGATACCAAGCCGATTAAATCTCAAATTTTAAAAGCGATAAAACTAGCCTACACTTCAAAATTTCAAAAAATAGTCCAAAAAAAGCAAAATCCATATGGCAACTCAAAACCTAGCAAAGCCATAATAAAGGTGCTAAAAAATATAAATTTAAAAGGCATAACAGTAAAAAAATTTAAGGATATAGTATGAGAGATTGGGGGGGGGTATTGCCCTATGAGCAAAAAGGGTATATTATGGATATAAACTCTATAAAACTAAGCCCAAATAGCACGATCAAAGAGGCATTAAAGATAATAAACAATGGTGCTTTACAAATGGCTTTGGTCGTAGATGAAAATGGAGCGCTCCTAGGCACGATAAGCGATGGAGATATCAGGCGTGGACTACTAAATTCAATGGAGCTTACTAGTAGCATTGAGAGCCTATACTACCGCACGCCGATCATCTCAAATTCCCCCATAATCCCAGCTTCTATCCTGACAAAAGCAAAAGCCAAAAATATCCGCTACATACCAATTATAGATCAAAATGGCATAGCAATAGCGATCAAAAATATCTATGAATCAAACAAAACAAAGCCAAATCAAGTGGTATTGATGGCAGGCGGGCTTGGTATGAGACTTCGCCCACTTACTAGCAAAATCCCAAAGCCAATGCTCCATGTAGGGCCAAAGCCCATTTTACAAACCATAATCGAAAGCTTTACTTCTTATGGATACCTAAATTTTACAATATGTGTTAATTACCGCTCAGAGATTATCAAAGAGTATTTTGGCAATGGAGATAAATTTGGTATCAATATCAGTTACATTCACGAGAGCAAACGACTAGGAACAGCTGGGGCTTTAAGCCTTATTGATAGACCACAAGATGAGTTTTTCGTGATGAATGCTGACCTGCTAACTAACGCTGATTTTAGCAAACTTCACGACTATCACAACGCTCACAAATCCATAGCCACAATGTGCGTGCGAGAGTATGAGATGCAAGTGCCTTATGGGGTTGTAAATTTAGATGATAACACCATAAAATCCATCACAGAAAAGCCAAAATCCAAATTTCATGTAAGTGCTGGAATATATATGCTAAAGCCACAAATTTTGGATTTAATAGATAAAAATAGCTATCTTGATATGCCAGATCTATTTAATCAACTAGCCGCTAAAGGCCTTAATCCAAAGGCCTATCCAATTAGCGAAAAGTGGCTAGATATAGGTAGAATCGAGGAGTATAATACCGCAAATGAAATTTACAATGAGTTTTTCTCATGAGAGCACTCATCATCTCTATGGGCTCAATCGGGCTTAGACACTATGAAGTGCTAAGTAAAATGGGGATAAAAGCCCACGCCATATCATCACAAAATATAGAAAATATCACTATTTACAAAGATTTACATGAGGTAAATTTAGAGATATATGACTACTTCATCATCGCTTCTGCGACGCATCTGCACTATGAGCATTTAAGCTATATTGACTCTAAAGTATCTGGTAAAATCATACTTTGTGAAAAGCCGTTATTTGATAAATTTAAGCCATTTAGCCCAAATAATCAAATTCTAATTGGCTATAATCTTAGATTTCACCCTTTGATATTAAAGCTAAAAAATATGCTAAAAAATGAAAAAATTCTATCCATTGAGGCACGATGCGGTCAATATCTACCTTCTTGGCGAAATAGGGATTATACCAAATCATATAGTGCTTATAAAGAGCGTGGTGGTGGGGTTTTGCTAGATCTTAGTCATGAGATTGATTATATCAGATTTTTATGTGGATTTAATCTAGAATTAATCAAAGGCGTTCAAGATAAAATTTCAAATTTAAACATCACAAGCGATGATATATCAATGATATTAGCTCGCTCTAATGGTGCTTTAATCAATATTAGCCTAAACTACCTAAGCAAAGTGGCAAATCGCCAAATTTTCGTTGAGACAAATGATAATAGCTATCATCTTGATCTTATAGCAAATGAGCTTAAAATCACTAATAAAGATGGATTAACCACGCTAATCAATGAGCCAAATTTAGATAGAAATGCTCTATTTATGGCTATGCACGCCGATGCTTTGGGCTTACAAAAATATATATGTAAATTGAATGAAGCTCTAGATACAATGAGATTAATAGATCAAATTCAAAAGGATAATAGATGAGTGATATACTATGTACCATCTGTGCTAGGGGCGGTAGCAAGGGAGTTAAGAATAAAAATATCCGCCAAATTGCTGGTCTCCCATTAATTGCCCACACAATAAATCAAGCTAGAGAGTGTGGACTATTTGATCACATAGTTATCAGCACGAATAGCGATGAGATAGCTAGCGTGGCTCAAAATTATGGTGGTGAAGTATTTTTCAAGCGAAATGAAAATCTAGCTAGTGATAACGCTGGGAAGATCCCTGCTATCCGTGATGCGCTAATTAGATCGCAAGAGCATTATAAGCGTGAATTTCCTTATATAATAGACCTTGATGCCACTTCGCCACTTCGATTAGCTAGTGATATCAATAGAGCTTTTAAGCAGTTTATAGATGATGATAATGATATCCTAATCACAGCCGCACCTAGTCGCCGTAGCCCATACTTTAACCTAATAGAGAGGCAAATTGATGGCACAATAAATTTAAGCAAACCACTCCCAAATGCGATTTTACGCAGACAAGATGCACCGCAAACCTATGATATGAACGCCTCAATCTATATATGGAAATCTCAAATTTTATTAAATCACGATGAGCTATTTTTGCCTAAAACTGGACTATACATAATGCCTCAAAATCGCAGCATTGATATAGATGATGAGCTAGATTTTATGATTGTAGAGCAAATTTTAAGGAGTCAAAATGCTTAAAGATAAAGTAGTAGTAATAATAGGTGGCTCAGGACTAATCGGCAAGGCCTTTGTAAGCGCCACTATCCAAAATCACGCCACAACAATCAACGCCGATATATCCAAACCAAATTTAGAACAAAAATGCGATTTCATAAGCACAGATATCACAAACCAAAACTCACTAGATAATCTAATAGAACAAGTTAGCCAAAAATATGGCAAGATAGATGCTGTGGTAAATTCAGCCTATCCTAGAACCAAAAGCTTTTCAAATCACTTTTTTGATGTGGATTATGAGGATTTTTGTCTAAATACAAATTTACAGCTTGGTGGGGCGTTTTTGGTGATGCAAAGATTTGCTAAATATTTCAAAACTCAAGGATATGGCAATATAATCACACTCTCATCTATCCAAGGCGTGGTCGCTCCTAAATTCCAAACCTACAAAGGCACGCAAATGAGCTCACCAGTAGCTTATAGCGCTATCAAAGCGGGCGTAATCCACCTAAGTCGCTACCTAGCTAAATACCTAAAAGGGAGCAACATTAGGGTCAATTGTATAAGCCCAGGGGGAATTTTGGATAATCAAAATGAGATATTTTTAAAACAATATAAAGATGTCTGCCTAAGCAAGGGAATGCTCGATCCTAGCGATATTT is part of the Campylobacter lanienae NCTC 13004 genome and harbors:
- the neuB gene encoding N-acetylneuraminate synthase — encoded protein: MQKVYIIAEAGVNHNGSLDSAKALIDEAYRAGANAVKFQTFKAENLASKTALKASYQKQTTNANQSQYDMLKALELSYDDHVELISHAKSLGIDFLSTPFDIDSANMLYELGIKSFKIPSGEITNLPLLRTIAKFQKPIILSTGMATMSEISDALSILTQYTKLENITILHANTQYPTPFCDVNLKAMNSIGAQFGVKFGYSDHTLGIYVPIGAVALGASVIEKHFTLDKTQNGPDHKASLEPNELKMMVDGIRAIEASLGDGIKRPSPSEIENINIVRKSIVAKRDIIKGEILNEQNIITKRSLLIGISPMKWDKVIGQIAKKDYKKDEII
- the neuC gene encoding UDP-N-acetylglucosamine 2-epimerase; translated protein: MRKICVITGSRAEYGLLYWLISELSISDSLRLQLVVTGSHLRSEYGNTYLEIQNEFNIDKKVDILNFSNDALGVCKSMGEAISKIGKALSELSPDIVVVLGDRYEIFCAAAAALVLGIPIAHIHGGELSAGAIDEAFRHSITKMANIHFTAAKEYAKRVAQLGEDPKFIFNVGGMGIENIKRLKLLSKRKFQDSIKFKLNKKNILVTYHPLTTKKDSQDDFKEILKALSELKDTNIIFTKANSDAGGMAINKMIDEYVKSHPNSIAFASLGSLRYLSALKYVDIILGNSSSGLLEAPSLGVATINVGSRQDGRLKALSVIDTKPIKSQILKAIKLAYTSKFQKIVQKKQNPYGNSKPSKAIIKVLKNINLKGITVKKFKDIV
- a CDS encoding nucleotidyltransferase family protein, which gives rise to MRDWGGVLPYEQKGYIMDINSIKLSPNSTIKEALKIINNGALQMALVVDENGALLGTISDGDIRRGLLNSMELTSSIESLYYRTPIISNSPIIPASILTKAKAKNIRYIPIIDQNGIAIAIKNIYESNKTKPNQVVLMAGGLGMRLRPLTSKIPKPMLHVGPKPILQTIIESFTSYGYLNFTICVNYRSEIIKEYFGNGDKFGINISYIHESKRLGTAGALSLIDRPQDEFFVMNADLLTNADFSKLHDYHNAHKSIATMCVREYEMQVPYGVVNLDDNTIKSITEKPKSKFHVSAGIYMLKPQILDLIDKNSYLDMPDLFNQLAAKGLNPKAYPISEKWLDIGRIEEYNTANEIYNEFFS
- a CDS encoding Gfo/Idh/MocA family protein, giving the protein MRALIISMGSIGLRHYEVLSKMGIKAHAISSQNIENITIYKDLHEVNLEIYDYFIIASATHLHYEHLSYIDSKVSGKIILCEKPLFDKFKPFSPNNQILIGYNLRFHPLILKLKNMLKNEKILSIEARCGQYLPSWRNRDYTKSYSAYKERGGGVLLDLSHEIDYIRFLCGFNLELIKGVQDKISNLNITSDDISMILARSNGALINISLNYLSKVANRQIFVETNDNSYHLDLIANELKITNKDGLTTLINEPNLDRNALFMAMHADALGLQKYICKLNEALDTMRLIDQIQKDNR
- a CDS encoding cytidylyltransferase domain-containing protein: MSDILCTICARGGSKGVKNKNIRQIAGLPLIAHTINQARECGLFDHIVISTNSDEIASVAQNYGGEVFFKRNENLASDNAGKIPAIRDALIRSQEHYKREFPYIIDLDATSPLRLASDINRAFKQFIDDDNDILITAAPSRRSPYFNLIERQIDGTINLSKPLPNAILRRQDAPQTYDMNASIYIWKSQILLNHDELFLPKTGLYIMPQNRSIDIDDELDFMIVEQILRSQNA
- a CDS encoding oxidoreductase, with translation MLKDKVVVIIGGSGLIGKAFVSATIQNHATTINADISKPNLEQKCDFISTDITNQNSLDNLIEQVSQKYGKIDAVVNSAYPRTKSFSNHFFDVDYEDFCLNTNLQLGGAFLVMQRFAKYFKTQGYGNIITLSSIQGVVAPKFQTYKGTQMSSPVAYSAIKAGVIHLSRYLAKYLKGSNIRVNCISPGGILDNQNEIFLKQYKDVCLSKGMLDPSDICGALIFLLSDYSEFINGQNIIVDDGFCL